From Phenylobacterium montanum, the proteins below share one genomic window:
- the carB gene encoding carbamoyl-phosphate synthase large subunit yields MPKRTDIKSILIIGAGPIVIGQACEFDYSGVQACKALRAEGYRIVLVNSNPATIMTDPDVADATYIEPITPEMVAKIIDKERPDALLPTMGGQTALNTALALESQGILAKYGVEMIGAKADVIDKAEDRQKFRDAMDKLGLESPRSRVAHTLEEAHGGLDFVGLPAIIRPSFTLAGTGGGIAYNVEEFREIVERGLDLSPTTEVLIEESVLGWKEYEMEVVRDKADNCIIVCSIENIDPMGVHTGDSITVAPALTLTDKEYQRMRAASIAVLREIGVETGGSNVQFAVNPADGRMVVIEMNPRVSRSSALASKATGFPIAKVAARLAVGYTLDELMNDITGATPASFEPTIDYVVTKIPRFAFEKYPGAEPYLTTSMKSVGEVMAIGRTFAESLQKALRGLETGLSGLDEVEIPGANDPETGKSAVTRALGQPTPDRLLVIAQAFRHGLTVEEVQAACSYEPWFLRQIQALIAAEARLRDHGLPAEPAALRRLKAQGFSDARLAKLTAQTEAQVRAARQAAGVRPVFKRIDTCAGEFRASTPYMYSTYETGALGQAPACESEPSDRKKAIILGGGPNRIGQGIEFDYCCCHAAFALDAIGIESIMVNCNPETVSTDYDTSDRLYFEPLTAEDVLELIAVEQSNGELAGVIVQFGGQTPLKLAQALEDAGVPILGTSPDAIDLAEDRERFQQLLHRLNIAQPINAIARSAEEAFEGARRVGFPVVIRPSYVLGGRAMEIVRDEEQLDRYIRTAVQVSGDSPVLIDQYLSRATEVDVDALCDGETVFVAGVMEHIEEAGVHSGDSACSLPPFSLRPETIEELKRQTEAMAFALKVRGLMNVQFAIEEPHSDAPRIFVLEVNPRASRTVPFVAKTIGQPVAAIAAKVMAGVPLASFGLAQKTYDHIAVKEAVFPFARFPGVDTVLGPEMRSTGEVMGLDWRRPGEDVAEAYARAFNKSQLAGGTVLPKGGVAFVSVRASDKPFVVEPVKMLIEAGFKIIATAGTCAYLNEQGLAVEMIKKVLEGRPNIVDAMKNGEVQLVINTTEGKQSLEDSFSLRRTALMAKIPYYTTAAGALAAAQAIASKGELEVRSLQSYG; encoded by the coding sequence ATGCCCAAACGCACCGACATCAAATCGATCCTGATCATCGGCGCCGGCCCCATCGTTATCGGCCAGGCCTGCGAGTTCGACTATTCGGGGGTCCAGGCCTGCAAGGCGCTGCGCGCCGAGGGCTATCGCATCGTGCTGGTCAATTCGAACCCGGCCACGATCATGACCGACCCGGATGTGGCCGACGCGACCTATATCGAGCCGATCACCCCGGAGATGGTCGCCAAGATTATCGACAAGGAGCGTCCCGACGCCCTGCTCCCGACCATGGGCGGCCAGACCGCGCTGAACACCGCCCTCGCCCTGGAAAGCCAGGGTATCCTGGCCAAGTACGGCGTCGAGATGATCGGGGCCAAGGCCGATGTTATCGACAAGGCCGAGGACCGGCAGAAATTCCGCGACGCCATGGACAAGCTGGGCCTTGAGAGCCCCCGCTCCCGCGTCGCCCATACCTTGGAAGAGGCCCATGGGGGCCTCGATTTCGTCGGCCTGCCGGCGATCATCCGCCCGTCCTTCACCCTGGCCGGCACCGGCGGCGGCATCGCCTACAATGTCGAGGAGTTCCGCGAGATCGTCGAGCGGGGCCTGGACCTCTCTCCCACCACCGAGGTGCTGATCGAGGAGAGCGTGCTGGGCTGGAAGGAGTACGAGATGGAGGTCGTCCGCGACAAGGCGGACAACTGCATCATCGTCTGCTCGATCGAGAACATCGACCCCATGGGCGTGCACACGGGCGACTCGATCACCGTCGCCCCGGCCCTGACCCTGACGGACAAGGAATACCAGCGCATGCGCGCCGCCTCGATCGCGGTGCTGCGCGAAATCGGGGTGGAGACCGGCGGCTCCAACGTGCAGTTCGCGGTCAATCCGGCCGACGGGCGCATGGTGGTGATCGAGATGAACCCGCGGGTCTCGCGCTCGTCCGCCCTGGCGTCGAAGGCCACCGGCTTCCCGATCGCCAAGGTCGCTGCGCGCCTGGCGGTCGGGTACACGCTCGACGAGCTGATGAACGACATCACCGGCGCCACCCCGGCCTCGTTCGAGCCGACCATCGACTATGTGGTCACCAAGATCCCGCGCTTCGCCTTCGAGAAGTACCCGGGCGCCGAGCCGTACCTGACCACCTCGATGAAGTCGGTGGGCGAGGTGATGGCCATCGGCCGCACCTTCGCCGAGAGCCTGCAGAAGGCCTTGCGCGGCCTCGAGACCGGGCTGTCTGGCCTCGACGAGGTTGAAATCCCGGGCGCCAACGATCCCGAGACCGGCAAGTCGGCCGTGACCCGCGCCCTCGGGCAGCCGACCCCGGACCGCCTCCTGGTCATCGCCCAGGCCTTTCGCCACGGCCTGACGGTCGAGGAGGTGCAGGCGGCCTGTTCCTATGAGCCCTGGTTCCTGCGTCAGATCCAGGCGCTGATCGCCGCCGAAGCCCGCCTGCGCGACCACGGCCTGCCCGCCGAGCCCGCGGCCCTGCGCCGCCTGAAGGCCCAGGGCTTCTCCGACGCGCGCCTGGCCAAACTGACCGCCCAGACCGAGGCCCAGGTCCGCGCCGCCCGCCAGGCCGCCGGCGTCCGGCCCGTGTTCAAGCGCATCGACACTTGCGCCGGCGAGTTCCGCGCCTCCACCCCCTACATGTACTCGACCTATGAGACCGGCGCCCTCGGCCAGGCCCCGGCCTGCGAGAGCGAGCCCTCAGATCGCAAGAAGGCCATTATCCTCGGCGGCGGCCCGAACCGGATCGGCCAGGGCATCGAGTTCGACTACTGCTGCTGCCACGCGGCCTTCGCCCTGGATGCGATCGGCATCGAGTCGATCATGGTCAACTGCAACCCCGAGACCGTCTCGACCGACTATGACACCTCCGACCGGCTCTATTTCGAGCCCCTGACCGCCGAGGACGTGCTGGAGCTGATCGCGGTCGAGCAGTCGAACGGCGAGTTGGCCGGCGTGATCGTCCAGTTCGGCGGCCAGACCCCGCTGAAGCTGGCCCAGGCGCTGGAAGACGCCGGCGTGCCGATCCTGGGCACCAGCCCCGACGCCATCGACCTGGCCGAAGACCGCGAGCGCTTCCAGCAGCTGCTGCATCGCCTGAACATCGCCCAACCGATCAACGCCATCGCCCGCAGCGCCGAGGAGGCCTTCGAAGGCGCCCGCCGCGTCGGCTTCCCGGTGGTGATCCGTCCCTCCTATGTGCTGGGCGGCCGGGCCATGGAGATCGTCCGCGACGAGGAGCAGCTGGATCGCTACATCCGCACCGCCGTCCAGGTCTCGGGCGACAGCCCGGTCTTGATCGACCAGTACCTGTCGCGCGCCACCGAGGTCGATGTCGACGCCCTGTGCGACGGCGAGACCGTGTTCGTCGCTGGCGTGATGGAGCATATCGAGGAGGCCGGGGTGCACTCGGGCGACAGCGCCTGCTCCCTGCCGCCCTTCTCCCTGCGCCCCGAGACCATCGAAGAGCTGAAGCGGCAGACCGAGGCCATGGCCTTCGCCCTCAAGGTGCGGGGCCTGATGAACGTGCAGTTCGCCATCGAGGAGCCGCACTCGGACGCACCGCGCATCTTCGTGCTGGAGGTCAATCCCCGGGCCTCGCGCACCGTGCCCTTCGTCGCCAAGACCATCGGCCAGCCGGTCGCCGCCATCGCCGCCAAGGTCATGGCCGGCGTGCCCCTGGCCAGCTTCGGCCTGGCGCAGAAGACCTACGACCACATCGCGGTCAAGGAAGCGGTGTTCCCCTTCGCCCGCTTCCCCGGCGTCGACACCGTGCTGGGACCGGAAATGCGCTCTACCGGCGAGGTCATGGGCCTGGACTGGCGCCGCCCCGGCGAGGACGTCGCCGAGGCCTATGCCCGCGCGTTCAACAAGAGCCAGCTGGCCGGCGGCACGGTCCTGCCCAAGGGCGGCGTGGCCTTCGTCTCGGTCCGCGCCTCGGATAAGCCGTTCGTGGTCGAGCCGGTGAAGATGCTGATCGAGGCCGGCTTCAAGATCATCGCCACCGCCGGCACCTGCGCCTACCTGAACGAGCAGGGCCTGGCCGTCGAGATGATCAAGAAGGTGCTGGAAGGCCGGCCGAACATCGTCGACGCCATGAAGAATGGCGAGGTGCAGCTGGTGATCAACACCACCGAGGGCAAGCAGTCGCTGGAGGACAGCTTCTCCCTGCGCCGCACCGCCCTGATGGCCAAGATCCCCTACTACACCACCGCCGCCGGCGCCCTGGCCGCCGCCCAGGCCATCGCCAGCAAGGGCGAGCTGGAGGTGCGCTCGCTGCAGAGCTACGGCTGA